The following DNA comes from Bacteroidia bacterium.
ATACGAACTAAAAGAGCCGAAAGAAAAGGACGAAAGTGAAAAACGTAAGCGCATTAAAATAAAATTACGTGATGGCAAAGAGCGCGAAATACAATCCATGATTTCAACTTCTTTTTGGAGCGCCGATGGTAAACTAATTTTGGCAGAAGAATTTTTAAATAATTTATTCGGAGAATTACCGAAGTTATTTAAGAGCGAAGAAGAACTGCGAACCATTTGGAGCAACCCAACAACTCGCAGAGCTTTATTAGAAAAATTAGAAGAAGCAGGTTACGGCAAGGATGAACTTAGCGCGATACAAAAATTAATTGATGCGGAAAAAAGTGATTTGTATGATGTTCTTGAATATGGTTTCAATAGCGACATCAAACCAATT
Coding sequences within:
- a CDS encoding type I restriction-modification enzyme R subunit C-terminal domain-containing protein, which translates into the protein YDFVDAYQHFADPKWDGEPLEPEEPIGVREPRTPYELKEPKEKDESEKRKRIKIKLRDGKEREIQSMISTSFWSADGKLILAEEFLNNLFGELPKLFKSEEELRTIWSNPTTRRALLEKLEEAGYGKDELSAIQKLIDAEKSDLYDVLEYGFNSDIKPITREARVKAAEAAIFILLDDKQKEFIEFVLSKYIETGVEELDQEKLPILLTNKYQSLEDAKEVLGEVGSISKLFIEFQKYLYQQKVA